Proteins from a genomic interval of Gossypium hirsutum isolate 1008001.06 chromosome A09, Gossypium_hirsutum_v2.1, whole genome shotgun sequence:
- the LOC107943117 gene encoding DNA mismatch repair protein MSH1, mitochondrial isoform X2 translates to MPVVGISRSARGYCITFVLETMKTYSSEDGLTEEALVTKLRTCRYHHLFLHSSLRDNASGTSRWGEFGAGGLLWGECTARQFEWFGGDPVTELLYKVKELYGLDNEVTFRNVTVPSENRPRSLSLGTATQIGAIPTEGIPCLLKVLLPPHCTGLPALYIRDLLLNPPSHETASAIQATCKLMSSIKCSIPEFTCVSSAKLVKLLELREANHIEFCRIKNVVDEILHMHRSIDLREILKLLMDPAWVATGLKIDFETLVNECEWLSDRIGQMIFLDGESDQKISSYAGIPGEFFEDMESSWKGRVKKIHIEEEVAEVERAAEALSSVITEDFLPIVSRIKATSAPLGGPKGEILYAREHEAVWFKGKRFAPAIWAGTPGEEQIKQLKPALDSKGRKVGEEWFTTMKVEDALTRYHDAGAKAKARVLELLRGLSTELQTKINVLVFASMLLVIAKALFAHVSEGRRRKWVFPTLTGFSSSKSGESCDETKGMKIIGLTPYWFDVSEGSAVLNTVDMQSLFLLTGPNGGGKSSLLRSICAAALLGICGFMVPAESAFIPQFDSIMLHMKSYDSPADGKSSFQVEMSEMRSIVNGATSRSLVLIDEICRGTETAKGTCIAGSIVETLDEIGCLGIISTHLHGIFSLPLSTKNTVHKAMSTEYIDGQTIPTWKLVDGICRESLAFETAKVEGLAEAIIQRAEELYSSVYTKEASSGLFNAQLTQFGSKGAQTRSLSHKPKPTNKMEVFKDVETVVTLICQKKLMELYKLKNTSDVPVFNCVAIAAREQPPPSTIGASCVYVMFRPDKKLYIGETDDLDGRIRSHRLKDGMQNASFLYFKVPGKSIARQLETLLINQLLSQGFPIANLADGKHQNFGTSNLSFDGITVA, encoded by the exons ATGCCTGTTGTTG GTATATCACGTTCTGCAAGGGGATATTGCATAACTTTTGTGTTAGAGACTATGAAGACATATTCATCAGAGGATGGTCTTACAGAAGAAGCATTGGTAACCAAGCTGCGAACTTGTCGATACCATCACCTATTTCTCCATTCATCATTGAGAGACAATGCTTCAG GAACTTCCCGTTGGGGGGAATTTGGTGCAGGAGGCCTGTTGTGGGGAGAATGCACTGCCAGGCAATTTGAATGGTTTGGAGGCGATCCTGTCACTGAACTACTGTACAAG GTAAAGGAGCTTTATGGGCTTGACAATGAGGTTACTTTCAGAAATGTTACTGTTCCTTCAGAAAATAGACCCCGTTCTTTAAGTCTAGGAACTGCAACACAGATTG GTGCCATCCCCACAGAGGGGATACCTTGTTTATTGAAGGTGTTGCTTCCACCACATTGCACTGGGCTACCTGCTCT GTATATTAGGGATCTTCTTCTTAATCCTCCTTCTCATGAGACTGCATCCGCAATTCAAG CAACTTGCAAACTAATGAGCAGCATCAAATGCTCAATTCCTGAGTTTACTTGTGTCTCATCTGCAAAG CTTGTGAAGCTACTTGAACTAAGGGAGGCCAACCATATTGAATTTTGCAGAATAAAAAATGTTGTTGATGAAATATTGCACATGCATAGAAGCATTGACCTCAGAGAAATTCTGAAATTATTGATGGATCCTGCATGGGTGGCCACAGGGTTGAAAATAGACTTTGAGACACTG GTTAATGAGTGCGAATGGCTTTCAGATAGAATTGGTCAAATGATTTTTCTGGATGGTGAAAGTGATCAAAAGATTAGTTCTTATGCCGGTATTCCTGGTGAATTTTTTGAGGACATGGAATCTTCATGGAAAGGGCGAGTCAAGAAGATCCATATAGAAGAAGAAGTTGCCGAAGTTGAAAGGGCAGCTGAGGCCTTATCTTCAGTG ATAACTGAAGATTTCCTCCCCATTGTCTCAAGAATAAAAGCCACCTCAGCTCCACTTGGTGGACCAAAGGGAGAAATCTTATATGCTCGAGAACATGAAGCTGTTTGGTTTAAGGGGAAACGGTTTGCGCCAGCCATATGGGCTGGTACTCCTGGAGAAGAACAAATTAAGCAGCTTAAGCCTGCTTTAGATTCAAAAGGTAGAAAGGTCGGAGAGGAATGGTTTACCACAATGAAAGTAGAGGACGCTTTAACGAG GTACCATGATGCTGGTGCAAAGGCAAAGGCAAGGGTTTTGGAATTGTTAAGAGGACTTTCTACCGAGTTACAAACTAAGATAAATGTCCTCGTCTTTGCTTCTATGCTGCTTGTTATTGCAAAGGCATTATTTGCTCATGTGAG TGAGGGGAGAAGACGGAAATGGGTTTTCCCTACACTTACAGGTTTTAGTAGTTCTAAG AGTGGTGAATCATGTGATGAAACGAAAGGAATGAAGATAATTGGACTGACACCGTATTGGTTTGATGTGTCCGAAGGCAGTGCTGTGCTTAATACGGTTGATATGCAGTCATTGTTTCTTTTGACAGGACCAAATGGTGGTGGTAAATCAAGTTTACTTCGATCAATTTGTGCAGCTGCATTACTTGGAATATGTGGATTTATGGTTCCTGCTGAATCAGCCTTTATTCCTCAATTCGATTCGATAATGCTTCACATGAAATCATATGATAGCCCAGCTGATGGAAAAAGCTCATTTCAG GTAGAAATGTCAGAGATGCGATCTATTGTTAATGGAGCCACTTCAAGGAGTCTTGTGCTTATAGATGAAATTTGCCGAGGAACAGAAACAGCGAAAGGGACGTGCATTGCTGGTAGCATTGTCGAGACCCTTGATGAAATTGGGTGTCTAGGTATCATATCGACTCATTTGCATGGAATTTTTAGTCTACCACTTTCTACCAAAAACACTGTACATAAAGCAATGAGTACAGAATACATTGACGGGCAAACAATACCTACTTGGAAGTTGGTAGACGGGATCTGTAGAGAAAGCCTTGCATTTGAAACAGCAAAAGTGGAGGGACTTGCTGAGGCAATAATACAAAGAGCCGAAGAACTTTATTCGTCAGTCTATACAAAAGAGGCATCTTCTGGACTATTCAACGCACAACTTACACAGTTTGGTTCCAAAGGAGCTCAAACAAGATCGCTCAGTCATAAGCCTAAGCCAACAAACAAAATGGAAGTCTTCAAGGATGTCGAGACTGTTGTTACATTAATATGTCAGAAGAAGCTAATGGAACTCTATAAACTGAAAAATACATCGGATGTCCCTGTCTTTAACTGTGTTGCTATTGCTGCAAGGGAACAGCCGCCTCCATCAACTATCGGTGCTTCTTGCGTATATGTCATGTTCAGACCTGATAAGAAACTATACATTGGAGAG ACGGATGATCTTGATGGTCGAATTCGCTCGCATCGTTTGAAGGACGGGATGCAAAATGCTTCTTTCCTATATTTCAAAGTTCCAGGGAAGAGTATCGCTCGCCAACTCGAAACTCTTCTAATCAACCAACTCTTAAGTCAAGGCTTCCCGATTGCCAACTTGGCTGACGGTAAGCATCAAAATTTCGGCACATCCAATCTCTCATTTGACGGCATAACTGTAGCCTAA
- the LOC107943116 gene encoding uncharacterized protein encodes MVTPPARKVMVVADPAPHSAAALQYALSHALLEQDELILLHVENTSSWKNTLTTFLKRPTIASAANAMTPNISSGPDWGSTDVNFLDQMKYASEIAQPKIPVRIEKIDPDGKDKATVILSKSKDLGIDLIIIGQKRSLSSAILGYKRPSGSMKGSKLIDTVDYLIENSPCTCVGVQKKGQNGGYVLNSKTQKNFWLLG; translated from the exons ATGGTGACTCCACCGGCACGAAAAGTAATGGTGGTAGCTGACCCGGCTCCCCATTCTGCAGCAGCCCTCCAATATGCACTTTCTCATGCATTGTTAGAACAAGATGAACTCATCCTTCTTCATGTTGAAAACACTAGCTCATGGAAGAACACATTGACTACTTTCTTAAAGAGGCCAACAATTGCTTCAGCTGCTAATGCTATGACACCTAATATTTCTTCCGGTCCGGATTGGGGTTCCACCGATGTTAATTTCCTTGATCAAATGAAATATGCAAGTGAGATTGCTCAGCCCAAAATCCCTGTACGTATAGAGAAAATCGATCCGGATGGTAAAGATAAAGCTACTGTGATCCTTTCTAAATCTAAAGATCTTGGTATTGATCTTATTATTATTGGCCAAAAACGGAGCCTCTCTTCAGCAATTCTTGG ATATAAACGACCTAGCGGATCGATGAAAGGATCGAAATTGATAGATACAGTAGATTATTTGATTGAGAACAGCCCATGCACCTGTGTTGGAGTGCagaaaaagggacaaaatggagGATATGTCCTCAACTCCAAGACCCAAAAGAATTTTTGGCTATTGGGATGA
- the LOC107943115 gene encoding glutamyl-tRNA(Gln) amidotransferase subunit B, chloroplastic/mitochondrial, whose translation MASTLFRTIQIHPFFLYPTALFSRRNGVLYCTMKSSQTQTATQEKQQPPKVKVPQHALKKTVDKITRDYEAIIGIETHVQLSTLTKAFCSCPYNYGSQPNTNICPICMGLPGALPVLNSKVIEFAVKLGLALNCKLSLNSKFDRKQYFYPDLPKGYQISQFDIPIATGGYVDLDLPLEFGGGHRKFGITRVHMEEDAGKLLHSGNGDYSQVDLNRAGVPLLEIVSEPDMRTGIEAAEYAAELQRVVRYLGISNGNMQEGSLRCDVNVSIRPVGQSEFGTKVEIKNLNSFSSINRAIDFEISRQALLHSQGQSDQIVQETRLWEEGAQKTVTMRKKEGLSDYRYFPEPDLPEVILTQEYVDSISNSLPELPEAKRRRYEKMGLSMQDVLFLANDMNVAEYFDETLSSGADIKLAANWIMGDIAAYMKNEKLSINDIKLTPQELAELIASIKSGTISGKIGKEILSELLAKGGTVKGLIEEKDLIQIADPVEIGKMIDKVISENPKQLEQYRSGKTKLQGFFAGQVMKLSKGKANPGLLNKILLEKLNGQS comes from the exons ATGGCTTCCACATTGTTTAGAACTATTCAAATCCACCCATTTTTTCTCTACCCAACTGCATTATTTAGCAGAAGGAATGGTGTTCTTTACTGCACAATGAAGAGTAGTCAAACTCAAACAGCTACACAAGAAAAGCAGCAGCCTCCCAAAGTCAAAGTTCCACAACATGCCCTGAAAAAAACAGTTGATAAGATCACAAGAGACTATGAGGCAATCATTGGAATAGAGACACATGTCCAGCTTTCAACTCTCACCAAGGCCTTTTGTAGCTGTCCTTACAATTATGGATCCCAACCAAATACCAATATCTGTCCCATTTGCATGGGATTGCCTGGTGCCTTGCCAGTTTTAAACTCGAAAGTGATTGAATTCGCTGTTAAATTGGGTCTTGCACTTAATTGTAAGCTATCTCTAAACTCGAAGTTTGATAGGAAGCAGTACTTCTATCCAGACCTTCCAAAGGGTTACCAAATATCTCAGTTTGATATCCCAATTGCAACTGGTGGTTACGTTGATTTGGATCTCCCTCTTGAGTTCGGTGGTGGCCATAGGAAGTTTGGTATTACCAGGGTTCACATGGAGGAAGATGCAGGGAAGCTGCTTCATTCTGGAAATGGGGATTATTCACAG GTTGATCTAAATAGAGCAGGGGTACCTTTGCTTGAGATTGTTTCTGAACCTGATATGAGAACTGGGATTGAAGCTGCTGAATATGCTGCAGAGTTACAGAGGGTGGTTCGATACTTGGGAATTAGTAATGGAAATATGCAAGAAGGCTCACTTCGCTGTGATGTAAATGTATCAATTCGACCAGTTGGACAATCAGAGTTTGGAACAAAG gttgaaataaaaaatttgaactcATTTTCATCAATTAATAGGGCAATTGATTTTGAGATATCAAGGCAGGCACTGCTCCATAGTCAAGGCCAAAGTGATCAAATTGTGCAGGAAACTCGTCTATGGGAAGAAGGTGCTCAG AAAACAGTTACAATGAGGAAGAAGGAAGGACTTTCTGATTATCGATATTTCCCTGAACCAGACCTCCCTGAAGTTATTCTCACTCAGGAATATGTTGATAGCATTAGCAACTCTTTGCCAGAACTTCCAGAAGCGAAGCGTCGTAGGTATGAAAAGATGGGGCTGAGCATGCAGGATGTTCTTTTCCTGGCAAATGACATGAAT GTTGCAGAATATTTTGATGAAACTCTTTCAAGTGGTGCTGACATAAAGCTGGCTGCCAACTGGATCATGGGTGATATTGCTGCCTATATGAAGAACGAAAAGCTGTCCATTAATGATATCAAACTTACACCACAAGAGCTAGCCGAGCTGATAGCTTCCATTAAAAGTGGGACAATCAGTGGAAAGATTGGAAAAGAG ATACTATCTGAGCTTCTAGCCAAAGGTGGAACTGTGAAGGGACTCATAGAAGAGAAGGATCTCATTCAG ATAGCTGATCCTGTTGAGATCGGGAAAATGATAGATAAAGTGATTTCTGAGAATCCAAAACAGCTAGAACAATATCGTAGTGGGAAAACTAAGCTGCAGGGCTTTTTTGCCGGCCAA GTAATGAAACTATCAAAAGGCAAAGCAAACCCTGGCCTGTTGAACAAAATCCTTTTGGAGAAATTAAATGGCCAAAGCTGA